The proteins below come from a single Microtus pennsylvanicus isolate mMicPen1 chromosome 13, mMicPen1.hap1, whole genome shotgun sequence genomic window:
- the Tmem125 gene encoding transmembrane protein 125: MSQQASVARGLPPDVLAEQVELWWSQQPRRSLLCFSVAVGLVAGCGAGGVALLSSTSSRSGEWRLAVGTVLCLLALMVLVKQLMSSAVQDMNCIRQAQHVALLRSGGGADAVVVLLSGFVLLVTGLTLAGLAAAPAPARPLAAMLSVGITLASLGSVLLLGLLLYQVGVSGHCPLICTAAPSTQNGHGGNSSIFSISGQLSSGQRHETTSSIASLI, encoded by the coding sequence ATGTCCCAACAAGCCTCAGTGGCCAGGGGGCTGCCCCCAGATGTGCTGGCAGAGCAGGTGGAGCTGTGGTGGTCCCAGCAGCCCCGGCGCTCCTTGCTCTGTTTCTCCGTGGCCGTGGGCCTTGTGGCTGGCTGTGGGGCGGGCGGCGTGGCCCTGCTGTCCTCCACCAGCAGCCGCTCTGGTGAGTGGCGATTAGCCGTGGGCACCGTGCTCTGCCTGCTGGCCCTGATGGTTCTGGTGAAGCAGCTGATGAGCTCCGCAGTGCAGGATATGAACTGCATCCGCCAGGCCCAGCACGTGGCCTTGCTGCGCAGCGGTGGAGGGGCTGATGCTGTGGTAGTGCTGCTCAGTGGTTTTGTGCTGCTGGTCACTGGCCTGACCCTGGCTGGGCTGGCTGCTGCCCCGGCCCCAGCTCGGCCACTGGCTGCCATGCTGTCTGTGGGCATTACCCTGGCTTCCTTGGGCTCAGTCTTGCTGCTGGGTTTGCTGCTGTATCAGGTGGGTGTGAGTGGACACTGCCCCTTGATCTGTACAGCTGCACCCTCCACCCAAAATGGCCACGGTGGTAACAGCAGCATCTTTAGCATCTCGGGACAGTTGTCTTCTGGCCAGCGTCATGAGACCACCTCCAGCATTGCCAGCCTCATCTGA